CCTTTCCGTAGCCCTCGTACAGCGTGGGGTTGTGTGGCCACCAGGTGGGCGGGATGGCGTAGGCCTCGGCGTCGGTCTTGAAGGAGGTGAAGATCATCCATAGAAAGGGCACAACGTTGAAAACAAGAACAGCAACCAGGAATGCATAGGTCAAAGTGCGTGCCATGTTGTACCTCATCGCGTCACACCCTTCTCACGATCATCCGGACGTACGGAAGACCGACGATCAGAAGCAGGACAGCCATGAGCACGGACATGGCGGAGGCGTACTCGAAGTTGAAGAACTTGAAGTACTGCTTGTACGCCAGCACCGATAGGATCTCGGTCGCCCGGGCCGGACCACCCTCGGTCATAACCCAGATCAACCCGAACCGTCGAGCTTGCCAGACGATGTCCAGGATTGTGGCGATGGCGACCATCCGTTTGAGGTTGGGTAGAGTAATGTGGAAGAACTCCTGGATTGGTGACGCGCCGTCCACCTTGGCTGCCTCGTAGAGTTCCTTGGGGATGGCTTGCAGACCAGCGAGTAGGACGAGCATGACGAAGGGGTAACCCCGCCAGGTATCAGCAAGGATCACACTCGGCATCACGAGGTTTGGGTTGGCCAACCACTCCACCGGGGATGCGATGAGGTGTAAGCGATCGAGCACGTCATTGACGATCCCACTGATGGGATCAAACATCCAGGCCCATACCAGCCCAGCAATCACGTC
This portion of the Candidatus Acetothermia bacterium genome encodes:
- a CDS encoding sugar ABC transporter permease, with translation MPCFILLIGVLGFPTVMAVLNSFGPIWSKGTSGFTLAYYQRLFRDAIFWNSILKTFYFVGGTVALHLVFGLAVALALNSAIRMRRFFRVMAILPWTVPDVIAGLVWAWMFDPISGIVNDVLDRLHLIASPVEWLANPNLVMPSVILADTWRGYPFVMLVLLAGLQAIPKELYEAAKVDGASPIQEFFHITLPNLKRMVAIATILDIVWQARRFGLIWVMTEGGPARATEILSVLAYKQYFKFFNFEYASAMSVLMAVLLLIVGLPYVRMIVRRV